One stretch of Euphorbia lathyris chromosome 7, ddEupLath1.1, whole genome shotgun sequence DNA includes these proteins:
- the LOC136235073 gene encoding uncharacterized protein produces MAKPKPQTKPTKETHKFHHKKQEKPPSWSVVKGLFTCKDLNQEQQQNQKETSKKHKQEMAMVEEMEISTSSKKCKKVKCSGSLCSNTKVMHRPEMATATSPELLRKRGAEISSSNSSFSAGSSSNSGNVGSSFRGMQFRRFSGCYECRMVVDPVLGFTRDPSLRSSICSCPDCGEIFMKPENLELHQAVRHAVSELGPEDTSKNIVEIIFQSSWLKKQAPICQIDRILKVHNTQRTISKFEDYRDSIKAKANKLPKKHPRCIADGNELLRFYCTTFTCSLGLNGSSNLCNSIPNCNVCSIIKHGFRESRASGGILTTATSGKAHDKAAINEEEGGKSDGDHGRSDEKRAMLVCRVIAGRVKKSMEGNMEDYDSVAGEVGVYSNLDELFVFNPKAILPCFVVIYSGF; encoded by the exons atgGCTAAACCTAAACCCCAAACAAAACCCACAAAAGAAACCCACAAATTTCATcataaaaaacaagaaaaaccccCTTCTTGGTCTGTTGTCAAAGGCCTTTTCACCTGCAAAGACCTCAACCAAGAACAGCAGCAAAACCAGAAGGAAACAAGCAAGAAACATAAACAAGAAATGGCTAtggtggaggagatggagatTAGTACTAGTAGCAAGAAATGCAAGAAGGTGAAATGTTCAGGGTCATTATGCAGTAACACAAAGGTAATGCATAGGCCTGAAATGGCTACAGCTACTTCACCTGAACTTCTAAGGAAAAGGGGGGCTGAAATTTCATCTAGTAATTCTTCATTTTCTGCTGGGAGTTCATCAAATAGTGGTAATGTTGGATCTTCATTTAGGGGGATGCAATTTAGGAGATTTTCAGGGTGTTATGAGTGTAGAATGGTGGTAGATCCTGTTCTTGGATTCACTAGAGATCCTTCTTTGAGAAGTAGTATATGTTCTTGTCCTGATTGTGGTGAGATTTTTATGAAACCTGAAAACTTGGAGCTTCATCAGGCTGTTAGACATGCAG TATCTGAACTTGGGCCAGAGGATACAAGCAAGAACATAGTAGAAATCATATTCCAATCCAGCTGGTTAAAAAAACAAGCACCCATTTGCCAAATAGACAGAATCCTCAAAGTCCACAACACCCAAAGAACCATATCAAAGTTTGAAGATTACAGAGACTCCATTAAAGCCAAAGCAAACAAGCTCCCCAAAAAACACCCTCGTTGTATTGCAGATGGTAATGAACTTCTCAGGTTTTACTGCACCACTTTTACTTGCTCTTTAGGGCTAAATGGGTCCTCCAATTTATGCAATTCAATCCCAAATTGCAATGTTTGTAGCATAATCAAACATGGGTTTAGAGAATCTAGAGCTTCTGGTGGGATTTTGACCACTGCAACGAGTGGGAAAGCTCATGATAAAGCTGCAATtaatgaagaagaaggagggAAGAGTGATGGTGATCATGGAAGAAGTGATGAGAAGAGGGCTATGTTGGTTTGTAGAGTTATAGCTGGAAGAGTTAAGAAGAGTATGGAGGGAAATATGGAGGATTATGATTCTGTTGCTGGTGAAGTTGGGGTTTACTCTAATTTGGATGAATTGTTTGTGTTTAATCCTAAGGCTATTTTGCCTTGTTTTGTTGTTATCTATAGTGGGTTTTAG